From the Archangium lipolyticum genome, the window CCGGGTCCGGCCACCGCTCGCACGCGCGAAAGCCCACCACGTTCGGTAGCTGGAGCCGGAGCATCAGCGTGATTTCCCGCCGGTTCCAGCCCGTCAGCTCCAGGTCCGCCAGGAACTTGATGGCGAAGGAGCGCTCGCCCCGCTCGGCCTTGTACACATGGCCCGAGCCGCCCTCTCCCAGCTTCTGGGTGATGATGTAGTCGCCGACCCGGGCGCCAATTCTTGGAAGGTGGATGATCAGGCCGCGAGCCTCCTCGGGTTCGCGGCTACCCTAGCAGAACGTGACTTATGCGGTAGTGCCGTCCCGGGTCATGGACGGGGTTGAGTCCCAGGGCTCAGGTACCCTCACCCTTGCCCTCTCCCGGAGGGAGAGGGGGAGGGGGCGCGGGAGGCGGGATTCCCTTGCCCGCGTAGGCCACCACCTTCACCTCCGACGTGTCGTCCAGCGCCAGCCCGTCCCCCTTCGCCTCCGTGTTCGTCACCGCGATGACGTCTCCCCGGTTCAGCTTCAGGAAGCGCTCGTTCTTCTCCGTCCGGTGCTTCTCCTGCATCGCCAGCCCCAGCCGGCCCTCCGGCCCGCAGCCGATGTAGCGCTGCCTCCCCTTGCCCTCCAGCGACTCGGACACGATGCGGAACAGCCGCTCCGGTCTCGGCTCCGGCCAGCCCTCCCCCTTGGGCGCCAGCATCAGGTAGCTCATCTTCAGCGACTCCTTGTGCAGCCCCGCCGCCTTCGCGATCTCCTCCACCACCCTCGGCATCGGCCACTGGCGCTCCGCATGGCACCAGTCGCTCTCCTTCACCAGCGCCGGGCACGCTCCCCGGTACATGCACGGCGCCCGGATGGCGTACCCCTTCTCCACCATCGCATCCCGCACCTTCAGCAGCAGCCTCGACGTCTCACGCAGCGCCGGCTCCAGCACCAGCAGGCTCCCGCCCGGCTTCACCTGCGCCAGCACCTGCTCCAGCAGCGCCGCCCTCGGCTTCACCGACTCGTCCCCCGCGCCGTACAGCTCGTTGAGGACGTGGCCCATGGTGATCAGGTCGTACTTGCCCTCCGGCGGGGCCGCCTTGCGCGTCGGGTCCCACTCCCGGGTCGCCAGGGCCTCGCCCGCCTCCGCGGCGAGCGCCCGGGCGAGCGCCAACGCCGGCTTGCTCCGGTCCGCCGCCGTCACCTCCGCCGCCCCGGCGTCCAGTGCC encodes:
- a CDS encoding small ribosomal subunit Rsm22 family protein, which translates into the protein MSGAYGKDLERWIPRLIAVWREARKRGEGPETRLTPQEVKEVGAGVKQLSLGLTRDRKLAGARYMDDPKLLGAYLLFYWPVSYAQAREALGELPNRPRAVLDLGSGPGPMAFAALDAGAAEVTAADRSKPALALARALAAEAGEALATREWDPTRKAAPPEGKYDLITMGHVLNELYGAGDESVKPRAALLEQVLAQVKPGGSLLVLEPALRETSRLLLKVRDAMVEKGYAIRAPCMYRGACPALVKESDWCHAERQWPMPRVVEEIAKAAGLHKESLKMSYLMLAPKGEGWPEPRPERLFRIVSESLEGKGRQRYIGCGPEGRLGLAMQEKHRTEKNERFLKLNRGDVIAVTNTEAKGDGLALDDTSEVKVVAYAGKGIPPPAPPPPLPPGEGKGEGT